The Huiozyma naganishii CBS 8797 chromosome 3, complete genome genome contains a region encoding:
- the SXM1 gene encoding Sxm1p (similar to Saccharomyces cerevisiae SXM1 (YDR395W); ancestral locus Anc_5.488), translating to MQNEQAILQCIEQTMVADAKIIRAAEMQLYEFQKVSGFASFLLKVVSNGELPLNIRMSAAIYLKNKVQKSWKSDTSKESVDVDDITLQEGSIIKENIIQILVANCENNHIRPHLTEAIRIILSRTNSWDMSGTINGLLTSGKADYTYTGLLLLFQMCNAHRYDMCGHREYIDSFISDVFPTVEEILSQLVNQTDYRSSELLYLILKSFKYACLNNFPQYFNNVEKLNSWIQLHLFICAKPLPKEVLDIDVSDRSLDKRVKVSKWGFGNLNRFIHRYTKSTKNISEEFVSYVFNQLAPTIVQEFFKIIQIWSTGSLWLSESALYHLIQFLEKCMVNDSLYPLIESHLSPIIESLIFTCLCASDQSVTLLEEDSEEYTRRYFDMNREGSTADVASTDFVFVVGHKRPEKLNFLLPFVNDILNSFVQNPNDLAIAYKQEGAMRMISSLFTFFSQDQNSLESLFSNYIVNLIGESRYPFLVARALETVANFSYEFKDLGTLSKIYELTYHNLLNSEELPVQIEAADALKTLVISNPQIHSHISGQVPGIMEKLLKLSKEFEIDILSEVMEAFVERFSDELTPFAKDLAHNLADQFIRLAQSMVESSASGSVSTGDQDQEIQASSLLQTMTTMVMSMNKVSLLDEFVPVCKFIIQSAQIVIITETVDLMDAMTLSSKSQFQQVAPQMWELFHDVLDSFQTYAMDYFECYNVFFESIVLFGFPQDQTYVAPFLQILSVKMESDIDYDVENVFELLQMYALSMKDIPLFTEAVRVGFGKAADLDVDAKSIIKLCLANLFVRPTETLQVLESQGATLEMLKIWYDNKFCSVYAVKLQIMAILSLLRLNEMPGSVSGFIGQFANKLVALVEQLPKAIRKRDVMASGGENLAGGDEDALEPEEEEDYFEDFEDDFKETPLDDLNAFDSVHLFFTTLQGENPEMYQQIVGQLTEDKRHSLQVILEFVSQKA from the coding sequence ATGCAGAACGAACAGGCAATTTTGCAATGCATTGAGCAGACAATGGTGGCCGATGCCAAGATCATCAGGGCTGCCGAAATGCAGCTTTATGAATTTCAGAAGGTTTCCGGTTTTGCATCATTCCTATTGAAGGTGGTCTCCAATGGGGAACTACCACTCAACATCCGCATGTCTGCGGCTATCTATTTGAAGAATAAAGTTCAAAAATCGTGGAAGTCTGACACAAGTAAAGAATCGGTTGATGTTGACGACATCACGTTGCAAGAAGGAAGCATAATTAAGGAAAATATCATTCAAATTTTGGTTGCCAATTGCGAAAATAACCATATTAGACCACATCTCACCGAGGCTATCCGCATCATTTTGAGCAGGACCAATTCGTGGGATATGTCTGGCACAATCAATGGACTCCTAACGAGTGGGAAGGCCGACTATACATACACTGGGttactgttgctgttccagATGTGTAACGCTCATAGGTACGACATGTGTGGGCACAGAGAATATATTGACAGTTTTATTTCTGATGTATTCCcaactgttgaagaaatccTTTCGCAACTGGTCAACCAAACAGACTACAGGTCGAGCGAGCTGTTGTACCTAATTTTAAAATCATTCAAATATGCCTGCTTGAACAATTTTCCTCAGTATTTCAACAACGTTGAGAAATTGAATTCATGGATTCAACTGCATCTCTTTATCTGTGCAAAGCCGCTACCGAAAGAAGTGTTAGATATAGACGTTTCCGATAGGTCATTGGATAAAAGAGTTAAGGTGAGTAAATGGGGATTTGGTAATTTGAACAGGTTTATCCATCGTTACACGAAATCCACCAAAAATATCTCTGAAGAGTTTGTTTCATATGTGTTCAATCAGTTGGCCCCTACTATTGTGCaagagtttttcaagattATTCAAATTTGGTCAACTGGATCCCTTTGGCTATCTGAATCTGCACTGTACCATTTAATTCagtttttggagaagtGCATGGTCAACGACTCATTATACCCACTAATCGAATCTCATTTGTCTCCAATAATTGAGTCTCTAATATTCACTTGTCTATGTGCTAGCGACCAATCTGTGACACTGCTTGAGGAAGATTCGGAAGAATATACAAGACGTTATTTTGATATGAATAGAGAAGGTAGCACCGCAGATGTTGCATCGACAGACTTCGTTTTTGTCGTTGGACACAAGCGCCCTGAAAAGCTGAACTTTCTTTTGCCCTTCGTTAatgatattttgaacagttttgttCAGAATCCAAATGATTTGGCGATCGCTTACAAACAAGAAGGCGCCATGAGGATGATCTCCTCTTTGTTTACTTTTTTCAGCCAAGACCAAAATTCTTTGGAGAGTTTGTTCAGTAACTACATTGTTAACTTGATTGGCGAGTCCAGGTATCCGTTCTTAGTTGCCAGAGCTTTGGAAACTGTAGCCAATTTCTCCTACGAGTTTAAGGATTTGGGTACATTATCAAAGATTTACGAATTAACGTACCACAATCTGCTGAATAGTGAGGAGTTGCCTGTGCAGATAGAGGCAGCTGATGCATTGAAGACGCTGGTCATTTCCAACCCTCAGATACACAGCCATATATCCGGTCAAGTGCCCGGTATCATGGAAAAGTTGCTAAAACTttccaaagaatttgaGATCGACATCCTTTCTGAGGTGATGGAGGCCTTTGTTGAAAGATTTTCTGACGAATTGACACCTTTTGCTAAGGACCTGGCACATAACCTTGCCGATCAATTCATCAGGCTGGCACAATCGATGGTGGAAAGCTCCGCTTCAGGGTCTGTCTCTACAGGAGACCAGGACCAGGAGATACAGGCTAGTTCTCTTCTGCAGACCATGACTACCATGGTGATGTCCATGAACAAGGTGTCCCTTTTGGATGAATTTGTCCCCGTTTGTAAATTTATCATCCAGAGTGCTCAAATTGTCATCATTACTGAGACTGTGGATCTGATGGATGCAATGACTTTATCGTCGAAGTCACAATTCCAACAAGTTGCACCACAGATGTGGGAGTTGTTCCATGACGTGTTGGACTCCTTCCAAACTTACGCCATGGACTACTTTGAATGTTACAACGTGTTTTTCGAAAGTATAGTGCTGTTTGGGTTCCCGCAGGACCAGACCTACGTGGCACCCTTCTTACAGATTCTTTCCGTTAAGATGGAATCTGATATTGACTACGATGTAGAGAATGTGTTTGAGCTGCTTCAAATGTATGCGTTGTCCATGAAAGATATTCCTTTGTTCACGGAAGCTGTTAGAGTTGGGTTTGGTAAAGCCGCTGATTTGGACGTTGACGCAAAATCAATAATCAAGCTGTGTCTAGCCAATTTGTTTGTGAGACCCACGGAGACTTTGCAAGTCCTTGAATCACAAGGTGCGACACTGGAGATGCTGAAGATATGGTACGACAACAAGTTCTGCAGTGTGTATGCTGTGAAGCTGCAAATAATGGCCATTCTGTCCCTTCTAAGGTTGAACGAGATGCCCGGTAGCGTATCCGGTTTTATTGGTCAGTTTGCCAACAAACTTGTTGCGTTGGTGGAGCAGTTACCCAAGGCTATTAGAAAGCGGGATGTGATGGCCTCCGGAGGCGAAAACCTAGCCGGTGGCGATGAGGACGCGTTGGAAcctgaagaggaggaagattactttgaagattttgagGACGATTTCAAGGAGACGCCGTTGGACGATCTGAACGCCTTTGACAGTGTTCATTTGTTTTTCACAACTCTACAAGGTGAAAACCCAGAGATGTACCAACAGATAGTAGGACAGTTGACTGAGGATAAGAGACACTCTCTCCAGGTCATTCTCGAGTTTGTCTCCCAGAAGGCATAG
- the SMP3 gene encoding glycosylphosphatidylinositol-alpha 1,2 mannosyltransferase (similar to Saccharomyces cerevisiae SMP3 (YOR149C); ancestral locus Anc_5.487): protein MVSLRQWRYMAYAVGLFVIFQPSYIHPDEFFQSIEILVGRFTSAKATVPWEFNAQNASRSFAPLYLWYGPLYFVLLKIVRIRDPAVIIFVTRLYNYISYILVSSWAITLINNHGEVQKSLLLIATSYVTSVFQSHSFSNSLETLLLLVVLALFVKVLRSLQSNNYQISGLIGILISIGCFNRITFPGFIFLPFIKVLFQFYRRNIKSLIVICGSTLCSSCIFVLFDTYLYQTQTLTFAPLNNLLYNVKLSNLSEHGLHPRYTHLLVNLPQLLGPAVFLFPVYYRKIGSNIKSLPSLSVISGLVTLSLFQHQEARFLIPIVPLALLLCSKVNQNRKGFLMVWLIFNMVMGLIIGCFHQAGIIKVLNYYYREQQTRNNFGVHIWWKTYMPPTWMYMCDNLTTSTTNIVNGTELLDEIKFDITSQHVVDLKGADLELLDSALTNFLQRNDRVNLIAPASVKTRLMRYLNETSFKVTEDYHTFDHLDLDHFDVADLTTFIPGMSSYTVQNIL, encoded by the coding sequence ATGGTCAGCTTAAGACAATGGAGGTATATGGCATATGCTGTTGGGTTATTTGTAATTTTCCAACCATCCTACATTCACCCTGATGAATTCTTTCAATCAATTGAGATTCTGGTGGGTAGATTCACGTCTGCTAAAGCAACAGTACCCTGGGAATTTAATGCACAAAATGCGTCAAGAAGTTTCGCTCCGTTGTATTTATGGTACGGCCCCCTGTATTTTGTCCTGTTAAAGATTGTTCGCATAAGAGATCCCGCGGTCATAATATTTGTCACGCGTTTGTACAACTACATCTCGTATATTCTTGTCTCGAGTTGGGCCATCACACTAATCAATAATCATGGGGAAGTTCAAAAATCACTGCTGCTTATTGCCACATCATACGTTACCTCGGTGTTTCAAAGTCACTCGTTTTCCAACTCACTGGAAACGTTGCTTTTGCTGGTGGTCCTAGCGCTCTTTGTTAAGGTACTGAGATCCTTGCAAAGCAATAATTATCAAATCTCAGGTTTGATTGGGATTTTGATATCAATTGGGTGTTTCAACAGGATCACATTTCCCggtttcatttttttgccgTTTATCAAAGTGCTCTTCCAATTTTACCGAAGGAATATAAAGTCGCTTATTGTTATCTGTGGATCGACACTATGCAGTTCCTGCATTTTCGTTCTTTTTGATACATATCTATATCAGACACAGACCTTAACATTTGCTCCTTTGAACAACCTTCTATACAATGTCAAGCTATCCAATCTGTCTGAACACGGCCTACATCCAAGATATACGCATCTGCTGGTCAACTTACCTCAGTTGTTAGGCCCTGCTGTATTTTTGTTCCCCGTTTATTACAGAAAAATTGGTAGTAACATCAAAAGTCTTCCTTCGTTGTCCGTTATATCTGGATTGGTAACACTGTCACTATTCCAACATCAGGAGGCAAGGTTTTTGATACCTATAGTTCCTCTCGCACTGTTGCTATGTAGCAAGGTTAATCAAAATAGAAAAGGTTTTCTGATGGTCTGGCTGATATTCAACATGGTGATGGGTCTCATAATAGGCTGCTTCCACCAGGCCGGAATTATTAAAGTTCTGAACTACTATTATAGGGAGCAACAGACACGAAATAATTTTGGTGTTCATATATGGTGGAAAACCTACATGCCACCAACGTGGATGTATATGTGTGACAATTtgacaacatcaacaacgaaCATTGTCAATGGCACGGAGCTGCTTGACGAAATTAAATTCGATATTACATCACAACATGTGGTTGATTTGAAGGGAGCGGACCTAGAATTACTGGATTCTGCGCTAACAAACTTCCTGCAACGTAATGATAGAGTAAACTTGATTGCACCTGCATCCGTTAAAACTAGGTTGATGCGATACCTGAATGAAACCAGTTTCAAGGTGACGGAAGATTACCATACTTTTGACCATCTAGATTTGGATCATTTCGATGTGGCAGACCTTACCACTTTCATACCGGGTATGTCTTCGTACACTGTTCAGAATATTCTGTAG
- the RPT3 gene encoding proteasome regulatory particle base subunit RPT3 (similar to Saccharomyces cerevisiae RPT3 (YDR394W); ancestral locus Anc_5.486) — MEELGITPAPEHVTEEKSAVKSFGSLLAELQQNKAINGNVINISGGASADVYLKLKKLEKELELLVLQEDYIKDEQRHLKRELLKAQEEVKRIQSVPLVIGQFLEPIDNSTGIVSSTTGMNYVVRILSTLDREQLKPSMSVALHRHSNALVDILPPDSDSSIAVMGENEKPDVTYADVGGLDMQKQEIREAVELPLTQADLYEQIGIDPPRGVLLYGPPGTGKTMLVKAVANSTNAAFIRVNGSEFVHKYLGEGPRMVRDVFRLARENAPSIIFIDEVDSIATKRFDAQTGSDREVQRILIELLTQMDGFDQSTNVKVIMATNRADTLDPALLRPGRLDRKIEFPSLRDRRERRLIFGTVAAKMALAPEADLDSLIIRNDSLSGAVIAAIMQEAGLRAVRKNRYVILQSDLEEAYASQVKTDSDVDKFEFYK; from the coding sequence ATGGAGGAACTGGGAATTACGCCGGCCCCTGAGCACGTTACAGAGGAGAAATCCGCTGTCAAATCTTTCGGATCCCTACTGGCAGAGTTACAACAAAATAAGGCTATTAACGGCAATGTCATCAACATATCCGGTGGTGCAAGCGCTGATGTATATTTAAAgctgaagaaattggagaaaGAGCTAGAATTGCTCGTTTTACAGGAGGACTACATCAAGGATGAGCAGCGCCATTTGAAACGTGAACTGCTGAAGGCTCAAGAGGAGGTCAAGAGAATCCAATCTGTGCCATTGGTTATCGGGCAGTTTTTAGAACCTATAGATAATAGCACAGGTATTGTATCGAGCACCACTGGTATGAACTACGTGGTAAGGATTCTATCTACATTGGATAGAGAGCAGCTGAAGCCATCCATGTCTGTCGCTTTGCACCGCCACTCTAACGCTCTGGTTGATATTTTGCCTCCAGACTCAGACTCTAGTATAGCTGTGATGGGTGAAAACGAGAAACCAGACGTCACCTATGCTGATGTCGGTGGGTTAGATATGCAAAAACAGGAGATAAGGGAGGCGGTGGAACTGCCTCTGACACAAGCAGACTTATATGAGCAAATTGGTATTGATCCTCCAAGAGGTGTATTGTTGTACGGTCCTCCAGGTACCGGTAAGACCATGTTAGTTAAGGCAGTCGCTAATAGCACAAATGCTGCTTTTATAAGAGTGAACGGTTCTGAGTTTGTCCATAAGTACTTAGGTGAGGGTCCAAGAATGGTCCGTGACGTTTTCAGATTGGCAAGAGAGAACGCTCCATCCATCATTTTTATTGACGAAGTCGATTCTATTGCCACGAAGAGATTTGATGCGCAAACGGGTTCTGATCGTGAAGTTCAGCGTATTTTGATCGAACTGCTGACACAGATGGATGGGTTTGACCAATCGACGAATGTAAAGGTTATCATGGCAACAAATAGAGCAGACACACTAGATCCTGCCCTGTTAAGACCTGGTAGATTAGACAGAAAAATCGAATTTCCATCCTTGAGGGATAGGCGTGAGCGTCGTTTGATTTTTGGAACTGTTGCTGCTAAGATGGCACTAGCTCCAGAAGCTGACTTGGATTCTTTGATTATTCGCAATGACTCATTATCGGGGGCAGTCATTGCCGCTATCATGCAAGAGGCTGGTCTGCGTGCGGTAAGGAAGAACAGATACGTCATATTACAGAGCGACTTGGAGGAAGCATATGCATCTCAAGTCAAAACAGATAGTGATGTGGACAAGTTTGAATTTTACAAATAA
- the SHE9 gene encoding She9p (similar to Saccharomyces cerevisiae SHE9 (YDR393W); ancestral locus Anc_5.485) has product MFLRPVRGVKWQLATSRVRYSVNPARILSTGHSLNKQSNDQNAGEEKSKENEKGTLWEALQPKISVLKDRAEQVRGNVRSSRKQISDNLGIMKKSIQKANFKIAEQDRERQDSKLNYDIDAKTNSKIEGLPSDRESHRNRLSRKLTLYMDSLQETIFTATKVLNDVTGYSSIQQLRESIVTMERQLEEVKLEVKKCKTEYNDAIQTRIQSQREVNNLLQRKSSWSTEDLERFTQLYKDDTINSRRVEDLKVKLAHVESREDQLHDDLYRAILTRYHEEQIWSDKIRRTSTWGTFTLMGINICLFLILQLLLEPWKRRRLTRSFEDKFKAALEAHSVEQSAKFENLATKIDNTGGEPVNIEEIGDQKTELSSEETIQANEQEYATDMLAAPSKNTKLAPLHDFATVLLTLFHKIKQFYSFSPKHSVELSTTEFYLFSTTLMILTSLVTLAAL; this is encoded by the coding sequence ATGTTCTTACGTCCTGTTAGAGGCGTCAAATGGCAATTGGCGACCTCGAGAGTGCGGTACTCTGTAAACCCAGCTAGAATTCTGAGTACAGGTCATTCTTTGAATAAGCAATCGAACGATCAAAATGCTGGAGAGGAGAAGAGTAAAGAGAATGAGAAAGGTACCCTTTGGGAGGCATTACAACCAAAAATTTCGGTCTTGAAGGATAGGGCAGAACAGGTACGAGGTAACGTGCGGTCCTCGAGGAAACAGATATCGGATAACCTGGGAAtaatgaagaaatcgaTACAAAAGGCAAACTTCAAGATTGCAGAACAAGATCGGGAAAGGCAGGATTCTAAACTAAATTACGATATTGATGCCAAGACAAATTCCAAGATTGAAGGATTGCCCAGTGACAGGGAATCGCATCGGAACCGTCTTTCCCGAAAGCTGACCCTCTATATGGACTCTTTACAGGAGACGATCTTCACCGCAACGAAAGTGTTAAACGATGTGACAGGTTACTCCTCCATTCAACAATTGAGAGAGAGTATTGTTACAATGGAGCGTCAGCTAGAAGAGGTGAAACTGGAGGTCAAGAAGTGTAAAACCGAGTACAATGACGCAATTCAAACGCGGATCCAATCGCAAAGGGAGGTTAATAATCTACTCCAGAGGAAGAGCAGCTGGTCCACGGAGGATCTCGAAAGATTTACACAACTGTATAAAGATGATACAATTAACTCACGGCGTGTGGAAGACCTGAAAGTGAAGTTGGCACACGTGGAGAGTCGGGAGGATCAATTGCACGATGACTTATACAGGGCCATCTTAACCAGGTATCACGAAGAACAGATATGGTCCGATAAGATAAGGAGAACATCCACGTGGGGGACATTCACGCTGATGGGGATTAACATTTGCTTGTTTTTAATACTGCAACTGCTATTGGAACCTTGGAAAAGGAGGAGGCTGACAAGATCTTTCGAGGACAAATTCAAAGCAGCTTTGGAAGCGCACTCTGTTGAGCAATCTGCTAAGTTTGAGAACTTGGCTACCAAAATTGACAACACTGGAGGAGAACCCGTGaatattgaagaaattggtGACCAAAAGACTGAACTCAGTTCAGAGGAAACCATTCAAGCGAATGAACAAGAATACGCCACAGACATGCTAGCTGCTCCCTCTAAGAACACGAAACTGGCACCACTGCACGATTTTGCGACTGTTCTGCTGACTCTCTTCCACAAAATCAAACAATTTTACAGCTTTTCCCCAAAACATTCCGTAGAGTTATCCACGACAGAATTTTATCTGTTTTCAACAACACTGATGATACTGACATCTTTGGTGACCCTGGCTGCCCTGTGA
- the PNO1 gene encoding Pno1p (similar to Saccharomyces cerevisiae PNO1 (YOR145C); ancestral locus Anc_5.482), with the protein MVAPTAIKSNADSAGVSAPITASRIVGTDNTQPIENEDDDEDVLLDSGMAVDEDGEGKGSDNGAANTKREHKGVVLDEQGKPRFSSANKASETKIKAESRKVAVPPHRMTPLRNNWTKIYPPLVDHLKLQVRMNLKTKSVELRTHPKHTTDPGALQKGADFIKAFTLGFDLDDSIALLRLDDLYIETFEVKDVKTLHGDHLSRAIGRIAGKDGKTKFAIENATRTRIVLADSKIHILGGFTHIRMARESVVSLILGSPPGKVYGNLRTVASRLKERY; encoded by the coding sequence ATGGTTGCTCCCACTGCTATCAAAAGTAACGCCGATTCGGCAGGTGTGTCTGCACCAATAACGGCAAGCAGGATTGTTGGTACCGATAACACGCAGCCCATCGAAAatgaggacgatgatgaggacgTCCTGCTAGACTCTGGTATGGCTGTGGATGAAGATGGAGAGGGGAAGGGGTCCGATAACGGTGCCGCGAATACAAAGAGGGAACATAAAGGTGTTGTTCTGGATGAGCAAGGGAAGCCACGTTTCTCATCGGCTAATAAAGCCTCCGAAACCAAAATAAAGGCAGAGAGCAGGAAAGTTGCTGTCCCACCACATAGAATGACGCCACTAAGGAATAACTGGACGAAAATATACCCACCACTAGTAGATCACCTGAAGCTACAAGTCAgaatgaacttgaagaccAAATCAGTCGAGTTGAGAACTCATCCTAAACATACCACTGATCCTGGTGCCCTGCAAAAAGGTGCTGATTTCATCAAGGCTTTTACGCTTGGGTTTGATCTCGATGATTCTATTGCCCTTTTGAGATTGGACGATCTGTACATTGAAACTTTCGAAGTTAAGGACGTGAAAACGTTACACGGGGACCATCTGTCAAGAGCCATTGGCCGTATCGCTGGTAAGGACGGTAAGACCAAGTTTGCTATTGAAAATGCAACGAGAACGAGAATCGTGTTGGCCGATAGTAAAATTCACATTCTGGGAGGGTTTACGCATATAAGAATGGCCAGAGAATCAGTCGTCAGTTTAATTTTGGGTTCGCCTCCAGGTAAAGTTTACGGTAACCTGCGTACTGTTGCATCGAGGTTGAAGGAGCGTTATTGA
- the CIN10 gene encoding Cin10p (similar to Saccharomyces cerevisiae YDR387C; ancestral locus Anc_5.469) yields MEHGDIEAEEVFSDCYSTMSQITATTVNDIEQLPYRITLRMALILFAATIGGLLFGYDTGVISGVLINLDPADLNRTEMTSLNEEFITASTSVGSFFGSLLAFPLADKAGRKFTLAACCVVFVVAAIWMALSSSLIWLVSGRMIVGVAVGAAAQCVPIYLSEISPAKVRGFILTLNSVAITGGQLLSYIIAYFLGDARHAWRYLFAISAIPAIFFLLVLDFVPESPRWLISKGKLAETQHAIKLVYPTATEVQIVYKMKKLVHDINRLHNYEDIAPLMCTFRNSPDVNIPNTRRASTLQQQARSERALSDSSTPLIMVPRNASSNQLPRKVHKMEPRTKRALFVGCMLMVFQQITGFNAFMYYSPIIFSKFDVTNPLLPAMAVALTNFVFTFVALRYVDTVGRRSMLLYTIWTMTFGLLFSTMGFSRDNVNILLASIVVYVGGYASALGTVPWGSVEFLPLNRRSFGASCISCTNWLTNALVSMTYLSLMAKIGNQDTMLLFAFFTVLAWFFVYFCYPEVKGLTLEEIGKVYENGIDVHYIYRNYH; encoded by the coding sequence ATGGAACATGGGGATATCGAAGCGGAGGAGGTCTTTTCCGACTGCTACTCGACAATGTCGCAGATTACTGCAACGACAGTAAATGATATAGAACAGTTGCCGTATAGAATTACACTCCGAATGGCACTCATATTGTTTGCCGCGACCATAGGTGGGTTGCTGTTTGGCTACGATACTGGGGTGATATCTGGGGTACTGATCAATTTGGATCCCGCGGATTTGAATCGAACAGAGATGACCTCCCTCAACGAGGAGTTTATTACAGCTAGTACGAGTGTTGGATCCTTTTTTGGCTCGCTGTTGGCATTCCCATTGGCAGACAAAGCCGGTAGGAAGTTTACTTTGGCCGCATGTTGTGTTGTTTTCGTCGTAGCTGCTATCTGGATGGCACTCTCTTCGAGCCTTATTTGGTTGGTATCTGGGAGAATGATTGTAGGCGTAGCAGTTGGCGCTGCTGCTCAATGCGTCCCCATATATTTGAGCGAGATATCACCGGCAAAGGTTAGAGGGTTTATCCTGACTTTGAATTCCGTGGCGATCACGGGAGGCCAATTACTCTCGTACATCATCGCTTATTTTCTTGGTGACGCAAGGCACGCTTGGAGATACTTGTTTGCGATCTCTGCGATTCCTGCTATATTCTTTTTGCTCGTATTGGATTTTGTCCCGGAATCACCACGTTGGCTGATATCGAAGGGGAAACTTGCTGAAACTCAACATGCCATCAAACTGGTTTACCCAACTGCCACAGAGGTCCAAATTGTAtacaagatgaagaagttggtTCATGATATAAACAGACTACACAATTACGAAGATATCGCCCCGCTAATGTGTACCTTTAGAAATAGCCCAGATGTGAACATTCCAAACACTCGGAGGGCATCTACattacaacaacaagctaGATCAGAGCGGGCTTTGTCTGACTCATCAACACCGTTGATTATGGTGCCTAGAAACGCATCCAGTAATCAACTTCCCAGAAAAGTTCACAAGATGGAACCAAGGACGAAGAGAGCCCTCTTTGTTGGGTGTATGCTTATGGTTTTCCAGCAAATCACAGGATTCAATGCATTCATGTACTATTCCCCAATAATATTCTCGAAATTTGATGTGACAAATCCATTGCTCCCGGCAATGGCTGTCGCGTTGACAAACTTCGTGTTCACTTTTGTAGCTCTAAGGTATGTTGATACAGTGGGGAGAAGATCGATGCTACTGTACACAATCTGGACTATGACGTTCGGACTGCTCTTCTCTACAATGGGGTTCAGTCGTGACAACGTTAACATTTTGCTCGCATCCATTGTTGTGTACGTTGGTGGTTATGCGTCCGCGCTGGGGACAGTGCCGTGGGGGTCGGTCGAGTTCCTccctttgaacagaagATCATTTGGAGCTTCTTGCATTTCATGCACCAACTGGTTGACTAACGCACTGGTATCAATGACATATTTGTCCCTCATGGCAAAGATAGGTAACCAAGACACCATGTTATTGTTTGCATTCTTCACCGTTTTGGCTTGGTTCTTTGTATACTTTTGCTATCCCGAGGTGAAGGGTTTGACTTTAGAGGAGATTGGAAAAGTATACGAAAATGGAATTGATGTGCATTACATATACCGAAACTATCATTGA